The DNA region AAAGGCGAAGCTGCCGCACCTGCCGGCGTCACCTACCAGGCCAACCTCACCGGCAGCGGCGCGATCGGGCAAGGACCGGGCGCAACCGCGGTCGGCGCCCGCGGCGTGTATGTCGGCGGTAAGAACGCTGGCAACATCAACACCGGCACGCAGACGAGGATCGACACCGGCGGCGGCGCCTACGTCAGCGGCAGCGTGGATACGGGCGGCGGTGACTTCGTCGGCCGTGACAGGGTCACCCGGGGCGTTTCGCCACGGGACTTGGAGCGTCTGTTCGCGTCCTTGCTGGCGGCTGTCACGAAACAGGCGCCGCCAGACAAGCAAACCGCAACGGTGCAGCAAGTCGAGGAGCTCAAGGCCGAGGTCGCCAAGGGCAAGCAGGCCGACGACAGCAAGGTGGGCAGGATCGTGGACGGTCTCGTCGCGATGGTGCCGGGGGCGCTCGGCGCGGTGGTGAGCATGTTCGCCACGCCGATCCTCGGCGGCATCGCCGGGCCGGTGACGAAGTCCGTGCTGGATAAACTGAAAGAAAGCTGAGGCGCGCGCCATGGGATCCGAGCCCTCCGGCCCAACCGACATCGACGCCCTGCAACGCCAGCTGGCCGAGTTGCAGGCCAAGCTGGCCGCGGCCCAAGAGGCGCAGGCCGCCGGCGAGCGCGGCGCCAGCACCGGCACGCAAACCATCGCGACCGAGGGCGGAGCCGTCGTTCAAGGCGCGGTCCAGGTCCGCAACGGCCACTTCATCGGCCGTGATTTCGTCCAGATCGTCACCCATGTCACCCACGCGGGCGAAGACCCCGAGGGGGCGAAATCGGTCATCGCGCTGTATCTGCACGCGCTCGCCGCCGACCTGGCCGGCCTGAAGTTGGGCGAGATCGACGCGTCCGCCGACCAGACGCGCCAGACGCCGCTCCAGCTCGCCGACATCTATGTGCCGCTCCACACTACCCTGCGCATCCCGAAGGGTGCGACATTAGCGCATTGGCTGTCGCGCGAACCGGACCGCCAGCGGGACGACATGCACGCAGAGCGCGAGACGCGGTCGGTTTCCGCCCCGCGCTCGAGGGCATCGCAGTCGCACGCCTCGTGCATGAGGGCCGATGGCGCATTGCATTGCCCAGCGAACTGGAGTGGGAGAAGGCGGCTCGGGGGGGTCTGACCGATGCGGTCTACGCCTGGGGTGATACGCCCGACCCGGATCGCGCGAACTATGACGACTCGGGCGTCGGCGATACCTCGGTGGTCGGGTGCTTCCCCGCTAACGACTTCGGCCTTCATGACATCATTGGCAACGTGTGGGAATGGACGCGCAGCCTGTGGGGCAAAGACCTGTGGGATCCCGACTTCGTGTATCCCTACGAACCAGACGATCCGAACCGCGAAGACCTCGAGGCGGGGAACGACGTATCGCGGGCCGTG from Pseudomonadota bacterium includes:
- a CDS encoding formylglycine-generating enzyme family protein — protein: MPSELEWEKAARGGLTDAVYAWGDTPDPDRANYDDSGVGDTSVVGCFPANDFGLHDIIGNVWEWTRSLWGKDLWDPDFVYPYEPDDPNREDLEAGNDVSRAVRGGAWRDVRDYARCACREGGRPDGRSGIVGFRVVLRSAPVR
- a CDS encoding toll/interleukin-1 receptor domain-containing protein, producing MKEDRKEFEIFINRKNKDWVEQGVFLELIVWDDFLDAVSKTRLQDEYNKAIRECDIFVMLFCTKVGQYTEEEFETAFGQFKATNKPFIFTYFKDAEIRTGSANQKDLMSLWAFQKKLDTLGHFKTVYKNIEGLKFHFNQQLDKLAKNGFIELKWDKGEAAAPAGVTYQANLTGSGAIGQGPGATAVGARGVYVGGKNAGNINTGTQTRIDTGGGAYVSGSVDTGGGDFVGRDRVTRGVSPRDLERLFASLLAAVTKQAPPDKQTATVQQVEELKAEVAKGKQADDSKVGRIVDGLVAMVPGALGAVVSMFATPILGGIAGPVTKSVLDKLKES